In one Saimiri boliviensis isolate mSaiBol1 chromosome 19, mSaiBol1.pri, whole genome shotgun sequence genomic region, the following are encoded:
- the SNAPIN gene encoding SNARE-associated protein Snapin isoform X3 → MAGAGSAAVSGAGTPVAGPTGRDLFAEGLLEFLRPAVQQLDSHVHAVRESQVELREQIDNLATELCRINEDQKVALDLDPYVKKLLNARRRVVLVNNILQNAQAWIWITDN, encoded by the exons ATGGCGGGGGCTGGTTCCGCTGCTGTGTCAGGGGCAGGGACCCCGGTGGCGGGGCCCACAGGCCGCGACCTCTTCGCCGAAGGGCTGCTGGAGTTCCTGCGACCCGCTGTGCAGCAGCTCGACTCTCACGTGCACGCCGTCAG AGAGAGCCAGGTCGAGCTCCGGGAGCAAATTGACAACCTAGCCACAG AACTGTGCCGCATCAATGAGGATCAGAAGGTGGCCCTGGATCTTGACCCCTACGTTAAGAAGCTACTTAATGCCCGGCGACGCGTTGTCTTGGTCAACAACATTCTACAGAATGCTCAG
- the SNAPIN gene encoding SNARE-associated protein Snapin isoform X1 — MAGAGSAAVSGAGTPVAGPTGRDLFAEGLLEFLRPAVQQLDSHVHAVRESQVELREQIDNLATELCRINEDQKVALDLDPYVKKLLNARRRVVLVNNILQNAQGQGFTMLPRKLLHATPDPPTWAYQSAEITGLRNG, encoded by the exons ATGGCGGGGGCTGGTTCCGCTGCTGTGTCAGGGGCAGGGACCCCGGTGGCGGGGCCCACAGGCCGCGACCTCTTCGCCGAAGGGCTGCTGGAGTTCCTGCGACCCGCTGTGCAGCAGCTCGACTCTCACGTGCACGCCGTCAG AGAGAGCCAGGTCGAGCTCCGGGAGCAAATTGACAACCTAGCCACAG AACTGTGCCGCATCAATGAGGATCAGAAGGTGGCCCTGGATCTTGACCCCTACGTTAAGAAGCTACTTAATGCCCGGCGACGCGTTGTCTTGGTCAACAACATTCTACAGAATGCTCAG ggacaaggtttcaccatgttacccaggaaACTCCTGCACGcaactcctgatccacccacctgggcctaccaaagtgctgagattacaggcttgag GAACGGCTGA
- the SNAPIN gene encoding SNARE-associated protein Snapin isoform X2, translating to MAGAGSAAVSGAGTPVAGPTGRDLFAEGLLEFLRPAVQQLDSHVHAVRESQVELREQIDNLATELCRINEDQKVALDLDPYVKKLLNARRRVVLVNNILQNAQERLRRLNHSVAKETARRRAMLDSGIYPPGSPSK from the exons ATGGCGGGGGCTGGTTCCGCTGCTGTGTCAGGGGCAGGGACCCCGGTGGCGGGGCCCACAGGCCGCGACCTCTTCGCCGAAGGGCTGCTGGAGTTCCTGCGACCCGCTGTGCAGCAGCTCGACTCTCACGTGCACGCCGTCAG AGAGAGCCAGGTCGAGCTCCGGGAGCAAATTGACAACCTAGCCACAG AACTGTGCCGCATCAATGAGGATCAGAAGGTGGCCCTGGATCTTGACCCCTACGTTAAGAAGCTACTTAATGCCCGGCGACGCGTTGTCTTGGTCAACAACATTCTACAGAATGCTCAG GAACGGCTGAGGCGGCTAAACCACAGTGTTGCCAAGGAAACAGCCCGAAGGAGAGCAATGCTGGATTCAGGAATTTACCCCCCTGGCTCCCCAAGCAAATAA